In the Pungitius pungitius chromosome 5, fPunPun2.1, whole genome shotgun sequence genome, one interval contains:
- the atad1a gene encoding outer mitochondrial transmembrane helix translocase: protein MLLKDLPREALLRPLSRNEVVGMVLRLTVFGAATYYSIKWVLDAMDPTSKQKSQAKKRAEQLMKRIGVEGVKLTEYEMNIASQLVDPRTMTVTWRDIAGLDEVVNELQDTVILPFQKRHILARSKLFQPPKGVLLFGPPGCGKTMIAKATAKASGCKFINLQASTLTDMWYGESQKLTAAVFSLAKKIQPCIIFIDEIDSFLRNRSSQDHEATAMMKAQFMSLWDGLDTSSTTQVMVMGATNRPQDVDPAILRRMPTTFHVGLPTTRQRQDILGLILAGENLSNAINLKEIAEKTEGYSGSDLRELCRDAAMYRVRDYVRKEQMRQIAQQLQDGQEEEKPVDEGRLRPVTQLDLLFGLDKMKESKQATATMSPVVSEVPLD from the exons ATGCTGCTGAAAGACCTTCCACGAGAGGCCCTGTTGCGGCCGCTGTCCAGGAACGAGGTGGTGGGCATGGTGTTGAGGCTGACCGTCTTTGGTGCGGCGACATACTACAGCATCAAATGGGTCTTAGACGCTATGGACCCAACCTCCAAACAAAAAAGCCAAGCCAAAAAAAGG GCAGAACAACTAATGAAGAGGATTGGTGTTGAGGGAGTCAAACTAACAGAGTATGAGATGAACATTGCATCTCAACTCGTTGATCCCCGGACTATGACG GTGACCTGGAGAGATATAGCAGGTCTGGATGAGGTCGTCAATGAGCTGCAGGACACAGTCATCCTGCCATTTCAGAAAAGACATATTTTAGCTAGATCTAAACTCTTTCAGCCTCCCAAAG gtgttttattgtttgGTCCTCCGGGATGTGGGAAGACCATGATCGCCAAGGCAACGGCTAAAGCCTCTGGATGCAAGTTTATTAACCTTCAGGCCTCCACGCTGACAGACATGTGGTACGGCGAATCACAGAAGCTGACGGCCGCTGTCTTCTCATTGGCAAAAAAAATCCAGCCATGCATCATCTTCATTGATGAGATTG ATTCCTTTCTGAGGAACCGTTCCAGCCAGGACCACGAGGCCACGGCCATGATGAAGGCCCAGTTCATGAGCCTGTGGGACGGCTTGGATACGTCCTCAACCACCCAG GTGATGGTAATGGGAGCTACAAATAGGCCACAGGATGTGGATCCGGCCATTTTGCGCAGGATGCCCACCACTTTTCATGTTGGCCTGCCA ACCACAAGACAAAGACAAGATATCCTGGGGCTGATTTTAGCAGGAGAAAAC CTGAGCAATGCCATCAATCTGAAAGAGATCGCAGAGAAGACCGAGGGTTACTCTGGCAGTGACCTCCGGGAGCTTTGCCGCGATGCCGCCATGTACCGAGTACGAGACTATGTCCGCAAGGAGCAAATGAGGCAGATCGCTCAGCAGCTCCAAGACGGCCAGGAGGAAGAAAA ACCGGTGGATGAGGGACGCTTGCGGCCGGTCACCCAGCTGGACCTCCTCTTCGGCCTTGACAAGATGAAGGAATCCAAGCAGGCCACAGCCACCATGTCACCCGTTGTGTCAGAGGTACCCCTGGACTAA